A window of Zingiber officinale cultivar Zhangliang chromosome 5A, Zo_v1.1, whole genome shotgun sequence contains these coding sequences:
- the LOC121979181 gene encoding probable serine/threonine-protein kinase PBL16 isoform X2: MPSPNLLFSILDSQKNSDPSVKKEEKEGSQKLPSNPEEVEDLRGDTATNHLIAFTFDELKIITGNFRLDYILGEGGFGSVYKGFINQDLREGLQPLQVAVKVHDADNNSSQGHREWLAEVIFLGQLSHPNLVKLIGYCCEDEHRVLIYEFMPRGSVESNLFSIVLLPLPWSIRMKIALGAAKGLAFLHEAEKPVIFRDFKTSNILLDQDYNAKLSDFGLAKDGPVGDKSHVSTRIIGTYGYAAPEYIMTGHLTAMSDVYSFGVVLLELLTGRKSLDKSRPTRKQTLTDWAAPLLTQKKKVLEIVDQRLGGDYPEKAVQKTAMLAHHCLNRNPKARPLMRDIVDSLEPLLIEAELSVTGVVYQFSYI, from the exons ATGCCATCCCCCAATCTTCTCTTTTCCATTTTAGATTCTCAGAAGAATTCCGATCCTTCAGTTAAAAAAGAGGAAAAGGAAGGAAGCCAAAAATTGCCTTCCAACCCTGAGGAAGTCGAGGACTTGAGAGGGGATACTGCAACAAACCATCTCATAGCGTTCACTTTTGATGAACTCAAGATCATCACAGGAAACTTTCGGCTGGACTATATATTAGGCGAAGGCGGATTTGGAAGCGTTTACAAGGGATTCATCAATCAAGATCTCAGAGAGGGGCTTCAACCTCTTCAAGTTGCAGTGAAGGTCCATGATGCTGATAATAATAGTTCACAGGGCCACAGAGAGTGGCTG GCTGAGGTTATATTTCTTGGGCAGCTTTCTCACCCTAACTTGGTCAAGTTGATTGGTTACTGCTGCGAGGACGAGCACCGAGTCCTGATATACGAGTTCATGCCTCGCGGAAGTGTTGAATCCAATCTCTTCTCAA TTGTGTTGCTCCCCCTTCCGTGGTCTATCAGGATGAAGATTGCACTTGGGGCTGCCAAAGGGCTTGCTTTTCTCCACGAAGCTGAAAAACCAGTCATCTTTCGGGATTTCAAAACATCCAACATTTTGCTAGACCAG GATTACAATGCAAAACTTTCTGATTTCGGACTTGCAAAAGATGGACCAGTTGGGGATAAATCTCATGTTTCTACCCGCATTATAGGAACTTACGGGTACGCGGCTCCGGAGTATATCATGACAG GGCATTTGACAGCCATGAGTGATGTTTATAGCTTCGGAGTTGTTCTCCTTGAGCTCCTCACCGGACGGAAATCACTGGACAAGTCACGCCCCACCCGCAAACAAACACTCACTGATTGGGCTGCCCCATTGCTCACTCAAAAGAAGAAGGTTCTCGAAATTGTAGACCAAAGATTGGGGGGAGACTACCCCGAGAAGGCCGTGCAAAAGACAGCAATGCTGGCTCACCACTGCCTTAACCGAAATCCAAAGGCAAGGCCTCTTATGAGAGATATCGTCGACTCCTTGGAGCCGCTTCTGATAGAGGCTGAGTTATCAGTTACAGGAGTAGTGTATCAGTTTAGTTACATATGA
- the LOC121979181 gene encoding probable serine/threonine-protein kinase PBL16 isoform X1: protein MGNCWFRGSSFGHKISSNAKADSQKNSDPSVKKEEKEGSQKLPSNPEEVEDLRGDTATNHLIAFTFDELKIITGNFRLDYILGEGGFGSVYKGFINQDLREGLQPLQVAVKVHDADNNSSQGHREWLAEVIFLGQLSHPNLVKLIGYCCEDEHRVLIYEFMPRGSVESNLFSIVLLPLPWSIRMKIALGAAKGLAFLHEAEKPVIFRDFKTSNILLDQDYNAKLSDFGLAKDGPVGDKSHVSTRIIGTYGYAAPEYIMTGHLTAMSDVYSFGVVLLELLTGRKSLDKSRPTRKQTLTDWAAPLLTQKKKVLEIVDQRLGGDYPEKAVQKTAMLAHHCLNRNPKARPLMRDIVDSLEPLLIEAELSVTGVVYQFSYI from the exons ATGGGTAATTGCTGGTTCAGAGGAAGTTCTTTCGGCCACAAAATATCCTCAAATGCCAAAGCAG ATTCTCAGAAGAATTCCGATCCTTCAGTTAAAAAAGAGGAAAAGGAAGGAAGCCAAAAATTGCCTTCCAACCCTGAGGAAGTCGAGGACTTGAGAGGGGATACTGCAACAAACCATCTCATAGCGTTCACTTTTGATGAACTCAAGATCATCACAGGAAACTTTCGGCTGGACTATATATTAGGCGAAGGCGGATTTGGAAGCGTTTACAAGGGATTCATCAATCAAGATCTCAGAGAGGGGCTTCAACCTCTTCAAGTTGCAGTGAAGGTCCATGATGCTGATAATAATAGTTCACAGGGCCACAGAGAGTGGCTG GCTGAGGTTATATTTCTTGGGCAGCTTTCTCACCCTAACTTGGTCAAGTTGATTGGTTACTGCTGCGAGGACGAGCACCGAGTCCTGATATACGAGTTCATGCCTCGCGGAAGTGTTGAATCCAATCTCTTCTCAA TTGTGTTGCTCCCCCTTCCGTGGTCTATCAGGATGAAGATTGCACTTGGGGCTGCCAAAGGGCTTGCTTTTCTCCACGAAGCTGAAAAACCAGTCATCTTTCGGGATTTCAAAACATCCAACATTTTGCTAGACCAG GATTACAATGCAAAACTTTCTGATTTCGGACTTGCAAAAGATGGACCAGTTGGGGATAAATCTCATGTTTCTACCCGCATTATAGGAACTTACGGGTACGCGGCTCCGGAGTATATCATGACAG GGCATTTGACAGCCATGAGTGATGTTTATAGCTTCGGAGTTGTTCTCCTTGAGCTCCTCACCGGACGGAAATCACTGGACAAGTCACGCCCCACCCGCAAACAAACACTCACTGATTGGGCTGCCCCATTGCTCACTCAAAAGAAGAAGGTTCTCGAAATTGTAGACCAAAGATTGGGGGGAGACTACCCCGAGAAGGCCGTGCAAAAGACAGCAATGCTGGCTCACCACTGCCTTAACCGAAATCCAAAGGCAAGGCCTCTTATGAGAGATATCGTCGACTCCTTGGAGCCGCTTCTGATAGAGGCTGAGTTATCAGTTACAGGAGTAGTGTATCAGTTTAGTTACATATGA
- the LOC121979182 gene encoding F-box/kelch-repeat protein SKIP30-like: protein MSPLIDGLPDEIAIQCLARVPFYFHPQLQLVCHSWRTVLRSPRIIKTRCEVGASEELLCALAYDPENIWQLYDPLLDRWITLPVMPSEIRHLARFGAASVGGKLFVIGGGSDRVDPLTGDHDRIFASNEVWSYDPLRFEWAQRSPMLVPRAMFACCALDGKIVVAGGFTNCRETITKAEIYDPQLDKWEPLPDLRHSHTSACSGVIIGGKMHVLHKGLSTIQILDYGGKKWDVADYGWLQGPMAVVRGELYVLSNGCISKQYGDNLTDRVVSYASDFQSRISFGMIGVGDEIFIIGGVIGPGPRNQFIKQLSDADALNVRVEKPAWRRVSPMTHCCGSILGSAVLRI from the coding sequence ATGTCACCTCTGATTGATGGTCTCCCAGATGAAATTGCTATCCAGTGCCTGGCACGAGTACCATTCTACTTCCATCCTCAATTGCAGCTTGTTTGTCACTCTTGGAGGACTGTACTTCGAAGCCCTCGTATCATTAAGACTCGTTGTGAAGTAGGGGCTTCAGAAGAGTTACTTTGTGCATTAGCATATGACCCTGAGAACATTTGGCAGCTCTATGACCCTCTACTAGACCGTTGGATAACCCTACCAGTTATGCCTTCAGAAATCAGGCACCTTGCCCGCTTTGGTGCTGCATCTGTTGGTGGAAAACTATTTGTTATTGGAGGCGGCAGTGATAGAGTTGATCCATTGACAGGAGATCATGATCGCATTTTTGCGAGTAATGAGGTTTGGTCTTATGACCCACTTCGATTTGAATGGGCACAGCGGTCACCCATGCTTGTACCCCGTGCAATGTTTGCATGTTGTGCTTTGGATGGAAAGATTGTTGTTGCTGGAGGATTCACAAACTGCCGAGAAACAATAACTAAGGCTGAGATTTATGATCCTCAATTGGACAAATGGGAGCCTCTTCCTGATCTCCGACACTCGCATACTTCTGCATGCTCTGGGGTGATCATCGGGGGAAAGATGCATGTGTTGCACAAGGGATTGTCAACAATCCAGATACTGGATTACGGCGGTAAAAAGTGGGATGTTGCGGACTATGGTTGGCTCCAGGGCCCAATGGCTGTGGTTCGTGGGGAGCTATATGTTCTGAGCAATGGCTGCATCTCTAAGCAATACGGGGATAATTTAACTGATAGGGTGGTGTCATATGCATCAGATTTTCAGAGCCGAATTAGTTTTGGGATGATTGGCGTGGGAGATGAGATATTCATAATTGGAGGAGTAATCGGGCCTGGTCCAAGGAATCAATTCATTAAGCAGCTATCAGATGCTGATGCGCTGAATGTTAGGGTTGAGAAGCCAGCATGGCGCAGAGTATCACCGATGACCCATTGCTGTGGCAGCATTCTAGGGTCTGCAGTGCTTAGAATCTAG
- the LOC121982555 gene encoding beta-glucosidase BoGH3B-like, translating into MLRKLLLLLTISICWATAAAAAEGYVKYRDPTQPLGARIKDLLRRMTLAEKIGQMSQIDRQVATPEVIQNNFIGSVLTGGNSVPQPHASAWEWAAMVNDMQKAALSTRLGIPIIYGIDAVHGHNNVYGSTLFPHNVGLGATRDPELVKRIGAATALEVRATGIPYVFGPCIAVCRDPRWGRCYESYSEDPKLVQQMTEIVSGLQGDIPPNSRKGVPFVAGKRNVAACAKHYVGDGGTRDGINENDTIISRHGLLSIHMPPYDNAIIKGVSTVMVSYSSWNGVKMHANRYLITEFLKHTLRFRGFVISDFQGIDKITTPPDANYTYSVEAGIQAGIDMVMIALDYQDFISNLTYLVEKNVIPVSRIDDAVKRILRVKLTVGLFENPFSDPSLADQLGSKEHRELAREAVRKSLVLLKNGKAGNEPLLPLPKKASKILVAGSHADNLGYQCGGWTLTGQGLSGNNITIGTPILNAIQSTVDPSTQIIYSESPDPEFVKNGAFEYAIVAIGEYPYAETYGDNLNLTIPAPGVSVIQNVCSSVKCVVLLISGRPLVIEPYVEQIDALVAAWLPGTEGQGVADVLFGDYGFSGKLPRTWFKSVDQLPMNVGDQHYDPLFPYGFGLTTEPAKAK; encoded by the exons ATGCTACGGAAACTGCTGCTTCTGTTAACGATATCAATCTGCTGGGcgacagcagcagcagcagcagaaggGTACGTGAAATACAGGGATCCAACGCAGCCACTGGGCGCTCGAATCAAGGACTTGCTCCGCCGCATGACTCTCGCTGAAAAGATCGGCCAGATGTCCCAGATCGACAGGCAAGTCGCAACCCCCGAAGTCATCCAGAATAACTTCATCG GAAGCGTCCTGACCGGAGGCAACAGCGTGCCACAGCCCCACGCTTCTGCCTGGGAATGGGCAGCGATGGTGAACGACATGCAGAAGGCTGCTCTCTCCACCCGTTTAGGCATCCCGATCATCTACGGCATCGACGCTGTTCATGGGCACAACAATGTCTACGGATCCACCCTTTTCCCCCACAATGTTGGGCTCGGTGCCACTCG GGATCCGGAACTGGTGAAGAGAATCGGCGCTGCTACTGCTCTGGAAGTTAGAGCCACAGGGATTCCCTATGTCTTCGGGCCATGCATTGCG GTCTGCAGAGATCCAAGATGGGGCCGCTGCTACGAGAGCTACAGCGAAGATCCAAAGCTTGTTCAGCAAATGACTGAGATCGTCTCTGGCTTGCAAGGAGATATCCCTCCGAATTCTCGCAAAGGAGTCCCCTTTGTTGCTGGAAA GAGGAATGTCGCTGCCTGTGCAAAGCACTACGTCGGTGACGGCGGCACACGCGACGGGATCAATGAAAACGACACCATCATCAGCCGTCACGGACTGCTCAGCATCCACATGCCTCCTTACGACAACGCCATCATCAAGGGCGTCTCCACTGTCATGGTCTCCTACTCGAGCTGGAACGGGGTGAAGATGCATGCGAATCGCTATCTGATCACTGAATTCCTCAAGCACACGCTCCGTTTCAGG GGATTTGTGATCTCAGATTTTCAAGGTATTGATAAAATAACCACGCCACCAGATGCTAATTACACATATTCTGTAGAAGCTGGGATCCAAGCAGGCATTGATATG GTGATGATCGCACTTGATTACCAAGATTTCATTAGTAACCTGACCTACTTGGTGGAGAAGAATGTGATCCCAGTGAGCAGAATTGATGATGCTGTGAAAAGAATTCTGAGAGTCAAGCTCACTGTAGGACTCTTTGAGAACCCTTTTTCAGACCCTAGTCTGGCTGATCAGCTTGGAAGCAAG GAACACCGCGAATTGGCTAGGGAAGCTGTAAGGAAATCACTTGTGCTGTTGAAGAATGGCAAGGCTGGCAATGAGCCATTGCTCCCACTTCCTAAGAAGGCTAGCAAGATCCTTGTCGCCGGAAGCCATGCCGATAACTTGGGTTACCAGTGTGGAGGGTGGACTCTTACTGGGCAAGGCCTAAGCGGCAACAATATTACAATTG GTACCCCTATTCTCAATGCGATCCAGTCAACCGTCGATCCAAGTACTCAGATCATCTATTCCGAGAGCCCTGATCCTGAATTTGTGAAGAATGGCGCGTTTGAGTACGCGATCGTTGCGATAGGAGAGTATCCATATGCAGAAACATATGGGGACAATCTGAATCTGACTATTCCAGCTCCCGGAGTCAGTGTGATTCAGAATGTGTGCAGCAGTGTCAAATGTGTTGTGCTCCTGATCTCAGGAAGGCCATTGGTGATCGAACCATATGTGGAACAAATTGATGCACTTGTCGCGGCCTGGCTGCCCGGCACAGAAGGCCAAGGTGTGGCAGATGTGCTCTTCGGTGACTATGGTTTCTCCGGCAAGCTTCCAAGGACATGGTTCAAGTCTGTGGACCAGCTGCCTATGAATGTTGGTGACCAACACTATGATCCCCTCTTCCCCTATGGGTTCGGCCTTACGACCGAACCAGCTAAAGCGAAGTAG